In a single window of the Olivibacter sp. SDN3 genome:
- a CDS encoding ABC transporter ATP-binding protein: MSETKVTGKTYDLQLLRRLGSYLRPYKGYFFWSVLLTIVIAAISPLMPMLVEYTLDHYILKNDFDGLTLMAALMLGILFFQTVVRYYHTLLTNTLGQSVIRDLRVATFNHITSLRLKYFDKTPIGRLITRTVSDLETIADIFSEGLIQIIGDILQLVVIISVMFYTDWQLTLIVLVPMPFMIIATYFFKEAMKSAFQDVRYWVSNLNTFLQEHISGVSLIQYFAREKQEMNKFKAINAQHRNAHIRSNWYFSIFFPLIEIIMAIALGLLVWYGSKSILAERISPGVVVAFIMYINMIFRPIRELVDKFNTLQMGMVGAERIFSVLDTDEQTPNNGKYRPEKIKGEIIFDRVWFAYDEEKWVLKDVSFTVKPGETLALVGATGAGKSSTINILSRFYEINRGTIQLDGVDIREYDINYLRQTIATVLQDVFLFSNSIMSNITLDDSAITREEVIKAAKKVGADTFIAHLPGGYDYEVKERGATLSAGQAQLISFIRALVHDPRILVLDEATSSVDTETELLIQQAIDTLMTDRTSIVIAHRLSTIQKADKIIVLDQGEIKEIGNHQELLHLNGYYKRLYDLQFHSTGI; the protein is encoded by the coding sequence ATGAGTGAAACGAAAGTAACGGGTAAGACCTACGATCTGCAATTGTTACGTAGATTAGGAAGCTACTTAAGGCCTTATAAGGGCTATTTTTTTTGGTCTGTACTGTTGACGATAGTTATAGCAGCTATTTCACCGCTGATGCCGATGTTAGTGGAGTACACTTTAGATCATTATATTCTCAAAAACGATTTTGATGGACTGACATTAATGGCAGCATTGATGTTGGGAATATTGTTTTTTCAAACTGTTGTTAGGTATTATCACACCTTATTAACAAATACTTTAGGTCAGTCCGTTATAAGGGATCTAAGGGTGGCTACCTTTAATCATATTACCAGTTTGCGCCTAAAATATTTCGATAAGACGCCTATTGGAAGGTTGATAACAAGAACTGTCTCAGATTTAGAAACCATTGCCGATATTTTTTCTGAAGGATTGATTCAGATTATCGGTGATATCTTGCAGCTTGTAGTTATTATTTCCGTAATGTTTTACACCGATTGGCAGTTGACCCTCATCGTGTTGGTGCCTATGCCTTTCATGATTATTGCCACTTATTTCTTTAAGGAGGCAATGAAATCAGCTTTTCAGGATGTTCGATATTGGGTGTCAAACCTAAATACATTTCTTCAAGAGCATATCTCTGGGGTTAGCCTTATCCAATATTTCGCTCGGGAAAAACAGGAAATGAATAAATTCAAGGCGATTAACGCACAGCATCGAAATGCACACATACGTTCTAATTGGTATTTTTCTATTTTCTTTCCACTTATAGAGATCATTATGGCGATTGCGTTAGGGCTGTTGGTATGGTATGGCTCGAAATCTATTTTAGCAGAGCGTATCTCTCCGGGGGTAGTGGTCGCTTTCATCATGTATATTAATATGATATTCAGGCCTATTAGAGAACTCGTGGACAAATTTAACACGTTGCAGATGGGGATGGTAGGTGCCGAACGTATATTTAGTGTACTAGATACTGATGAACAGACACCAAATAACGGTAAGTATCGGCCAGAAAAAATAAAAGGTGAAATTATATTCGATCGGGTATGGTTTGCCTATGATGAAGAGAAATGGGTATTAAAAGATGTAAGCTTTACCGTAAAGCCTGGGGAAACATTGGCGTTGGTTGGAGCAACGGGTGCGGGAAAATCGTCTACTATAAATATCTTAAGTAGGTTTTATGAAATCAACCGAGGGACGATTCAGTTAGATGGTGTTGATATTCGTGAATATGATATTAATTATTTAAGACAGACAATAGCCACAGTATTGCAGGATGTATTCCTTTTTTCCAATTCTATAATGAGTAATATCACGTTGGACGATTCAGCGATTACACGTGAAGAAGTTATTAAAGCTGCGAAAAAAGTTGGGGCTGATACGTTTATAGCGCATCTACCTGGAGGGTATGATTACGAAGTGAAAGAGCGGGGAGCTACTTTGTCTGCCGGGCAGGCACAACTTATTTCGTTTATCCGTGCCTTGGTACACGATCCGAGGATCTTGGTATTGGATGAAGCTACCTCTTCTGTTGACACAGAAACCGAGTTATTAATCCAGCAGGCGATCGATACATTGATGACTGATAGAACTTCTATTGTTATAGCACATCGTCTATCCACCATCCAGAAGGCGGATAAAATTATAGTGCTAGATCAGGGCGAAATCAAAGAGATCGGCAATCATCAGGAATTGTTGCATTTAAATGGCTATTATAAACGTTTATATGATTTGCAATTCCATTCTACCGGAATTTGA